In Podospora pseudoanserina strain CBS 124.78 chromosome 5, whole genome shotgun sequence, a single window of DNA contains:
- the HST6 gene encoding ATP-dependent permease (EggNog:ENOG503NU2T; COG:Q), whose translation MVSSSIPQSSSLNGYPARTTERDDIAIKMEETPSEREKAGPVPTTRSTFATLFSFTRPKHIPLILLSFLTASFVAAGRTAYAIMLGKIFEIVSKWGAGTLTPNELVSQISQWSIYFVLLGLGVWLFSSIDIALWVVSGELRARTTREIMFGSLLRKTAGWYDLRGEGVWALLVQVQTQTRELQLATSQTLGFLVCDVLVFVACFIVAFSFSWKLTLVLLATGVPSAVILWALGRLLDPAIEGQKRELAEAAKHATAATTSIDVVKVYNAADQEAFQFISAIRRSAKYYSRQVLCNCGQMSYIKMWMIMLFVVGFYFAVVLVGRGDLTPGNALTTFYAALSAFKSIETLGPEWLILAKGMQAAQLLKNVAGEEANEELDKNNGWKKPSSCTGDIKMTNVSFAYPSNPTKTVLEPSTFHFPEGELTFVVGRSGSGKSTLGNLLLRFYEPTDGRITVDGHDVTTLDLEWLRRNVTLIQQSSILFNDSFAKNIAFGATEPDKVPPEAIQHACGMALLQSTITGMPDGINTQLGSGGHNLSGGQKQRLALARAKLRDPPVLILDEITSGLDPISRTMIMEAIRIWRKDRTTIIITHEVGHIGDDDFVYVMADGRVVQQGPSKEIAAEEDGLFGSFLASADDACSSRGSASTDSDVDIVYELSDDEPVQEASYGKFLRGALIDNPRMHSLGFFPRMSPTSRVSLRPQSMHIVTTMGREMQSSRIPIARLEEKPSVAESSASLDSLDKFFLEHLASKKDRKKGRTIEGHRLPSIGAILKTVWPTLDRRGRLQLIAGLLLCLVIAAGNPVFSFIFANLIGAFWLPEGLESAGSTWAGYLAIVAVVDASATFLGYFFLEEVAQKWVNALRAEAIRRILSQPKSWFDKANHSPNRITQCLDRNAEEMRKLVGMFLPIVLTVSLMILTSLVWALIIKWDLTLVALAGLPVAIAAARGNAAMSDKWESIANEAAAATSAIFNETFANIKVVRALTLERYFSDKHTKSAHSTYLLGYKRAGFVGIFYGFYQSIAFFLTALVFYYGAKILSTNSTTVTDVIKVINLILFSLGTSVMALSNVPQIAASKATATQILYYANLPHNSSHEAKGDRRVDSPLPVKMTNLRFAYPGSPKTEVLRSVNLEIQPGTCTAIVGSSGCGKSTIAALLLGLYEPLNDTIPSYHRPPPADVSPTPSSSKRFSNIGPKLTLSPPTLMWETTTTPSVSPRNSIPLFPASPLDQNPFSPPPLTFAGWAASTLDTAALREFISYVPQTPILFPYTIRENITYGLPDSSPLLTDGNNIETAAREAGIHDFIISLPLGYDTLVGEGGQTVSGGQAQRLCIARALARRPKLLVLDEPTSALDAEGAQG comes from the exons ATGGTTTCCTCGTCAATTCCTCAGTCCTCTTCCCTCAATGGGTACCCTGCTCGAACGACAGAGCGGGACGACATCGCCATCAAAATGGAGGAGACACCAAGCGAACGAGAAAAGGCTGGGCCAGTCCCGACCACAAGATCGACATTCGCGACGCTATTCAGCTTCACCCGACCGAAACACATACCTCTCATTCTTCTCTCGTTTCTCACTGCTTCCTTCGTTGCGGCTGGCCGCACTGCTTATGCCATCATGCTTGGCAAGATCTTCGAAATTGTGTCGAAATGGGGTGCCGGCACCCTGACACCCAACGAGTTAGTTTCCCAGATCTCACAATGGTCCATCTACTTCGTCCTTCTTGGGCTGGGAGTATGGCTGTTTTCTTCGATTGACATTGCCCTGTGGGTGGTGTCTGGCGAATTGAGGGCCAGGACAACAAGAGAGATCATGTTTGGATCGTTATTGCGCAAGACGGCGGGGTGGTATGATCTCAGGGGCGAGGGTGTTTGGGCATTGCTTGTGCAGGTTCAGAC GCAGACCCGAGAGCTTCAGCTGGCCACCTCCCAAACATTGGGCTTTTTGGTCTGCGATGTGCTGGTCTTTGTGGCCTGCTTCATCGTCgctttttccttctcctggaAACTCACGCTGGTGCTGCTCGCTACTGGCGTGCCATCGGCTGTGATACTCTGGGCCCTCGGCCGCTTGCTCGATCCCGCCATCGAAGGGCAGAAACGAGAATTAGCAGAGGCTGCCAAGCATGCCACCGCCGCAACCACATCCATCGATGTCGTCAAGGTTTACAATGCAGCCGATCAGGAAGCCTTTCAGTTCATCTCAGCCATCCGCCGGTCTGCCAAGTACTACTCTAGGCAGGTGCTTTGCAACTGCGGCCAGATGAGCTACATCAAGATGTGGATGATCATGCTGTTCGTGGTGGGCTTTTACTTTGCCGTTGTTCTCGTCGGGAGAGGTGATCTCACTCCGGGAAATGCACTCACGACCTTTTACGCTGCTTTGAGTGCTTTCAAGAGTATAGAGACTCTGGGGCCCGAGTGGCTGATATTGGCCAAGGGAATGCAGGCTGCGCAGCTGCTCAAGAATGTGGCCGGTGAGGAGGCAAATGAGGAGCTCGACAAGAATAACGGATGGAAGAAGCCTTCAAGCTGCACAGGCGACATCAAGATGACGAATGTCAGCTTTGCCTatccctccaacccaaccaagaCGGTGCTCGAGCCATCGACGTTTCACTTTCCCGAGGGAGAACTCACTTTTGTTGTGGGCAGGAGTGGTTCCGGGAAGAGTACGCTGGGAAATCTTCTGCTGAGATTCTATGAACCTACCGATGGCCGCATTACTGTCGACGGCCATGACGTTACGACACTTGATCTGGAATGGCTACGCCGCAATGTCACACTCATTCAGCAGTCAAGCATCCTGTTCAACGATAGCTTCGCCAAGAACATTGCGTTTGGTGCCACCGAGCCGGACAAGGTCCCCCCTGAAGCGATCCAGCATGCCTGCGGCATGGCGCTTCTCCAGTCCACCATCACAGGCATGCCTGATGGCATCAACACGCAACTCGGTTCTGGCGGCCACAACCTCAGCGGTGGACAAAAGCAACGGCTGGCACTTGCCAGAGCAAAGCTTCGTGATCCCCCTGtgctcatcctcgacgaAATCACCAGCGGCTTGGACCCCATCAGCAGAACCATGATCATGGAAGCTATCCGCATCTGGCGCAAGGACAggaccaccatcatcatcacccacgAGGTGGGACATATTGGAGATGACGACTTTGTCTATGTCATGGCCGATGGTCGAGTTGTCCAACAAGGTCCCAGCAAGGAGATTGCCGCCGAAGAAGATGGACTCTTTGGGTCTTTCCTCGCTTCGGCAGATGATGCCTGCTCTTCAAGAGGGTCCGCCTCAACCGACAGCGACGTTGATATTGTCTACGAGCTGTCTGATGACGAGCCAGTCCAGGAGGCCAGCTATGGGAAATTCCTCCGCGGGGCATTGATCGACAATCCTAGGATGCATTCGCTCGGTTTTTTCCCTCGCATGTC GCCCACTTCGCGCGTTTCGTTAAGGCCGCAAAGCATGCACATCGTCACGACAATGGGACGGGAAATGCAGAGCAGCAGGATTCCGATTGCGAGACTGGAAGAGAAGCCGTCGGTGGCGGAGAGCTCGGCGTCGTTGGACTCGCTGGACAAGTTCTTTTTGGAACACTTGGCGAGCAAGAAGGATAGAAAGAAGGGACGGACGATTGAGGGTCATCGGTTACCTTCTATTGGGGCCATCTTGAAGACTGTTTGGCCTACGCTTGataggagggggaggttacAGTTGATAGCTGGGTTGCTTTTGTGTCTGGTCATTGCGGCTGGCAACCCGGTTTTCTCCTTTATCTTTGCCAATCTCATTGGGGCGTTTTGGCTGCCTGAGGGGCTGGAGTCGGCGGGGAGCACGTGGGCGGGATACCTGGCGATTGTTGCGGTGGTTGATGCCAGTGCGACGTTTCTCGGGTACTTTTTcctggaggaggttgctcaGAAGTGGGTGAATGCGCTGAGGGCTGAGGCCATCAGACGGATCCTCAGCCAGCCCAAGTCTTGGTTCGACAAGGCGAATCATTCTCCTAACAGGATAACGCAATGCCTGGATCGGAACGCGGAAGAGATGAGGAAGTTGGTGGGCATGTTTCTGCCGATTGTGCTGACGGTTTCGTTGATGATTCTGACGTCGTTGGTTTGGGCGTTGATCATCAAGTGGGATCTTACTCTGGTGGCTTTGGCTGGTTTGCCTGTGGCTATTGCGGCTGCGAGGGGGAATGCGGCAATGAGCGACAAGTGGGAGTCGATTGCTAatgaggctgctgctgcgacgaGCGCCATCTTCAACGAGACGTTTGCCAACATCAAGGTTGTGCGGGCGCTGACTCTGGAGAGGTACTTTTCTGACAAGCACACCAAGTCTGCCCATTCGACGTATCTTTTGGGGTATAAGCGGGCTGGGTTTGTGGGCATCTTTTATGGCTTTTATCAGTCGATTGCGTTTTTCCTGACGGCGTTGGTGTTTTACTATGGGGCAAAGATTCTGAGCACCAATTCGACGACTGTTACGGATGTCATCAAGGTCATCAACCTCATTCTCTTCTCCCTAGGCACCTCGGTCATGGCGTTGAGCAACGTCCCTCAAATCGCTGCTTCAAAAGCCACCGCCACGCAGATCCTCTATTACGCCAACCTTCCCCACAACTCAAGCCACGAGGCCAAAGGAGACCGAAGAGTTGACTCCCCTCTTCCCGTGAAGATGACCAACCTCCGCTTCGCCTACCCTGGCTCCCCGAAGACGGAAGTCTTACGGAGCGTCAACCTCGAGATCCAACCGGGAACATGCACCGCAATCGTCGGCTCATCGGGCTGTGGAAAATCCACCATCGCGGCTTTACTTCTTGGGCTTTATGAACCACTAAACGACACCATCCCGTCTTACCACCGGCCCCCTCCCGCCGATGTTTCTCCcaccccatcgtcatcaaaaCGGTTCTCGAATATTGGCCCTAAACTCACGCTTTCCCCTCCCACGCTAATGTGggaaaccaccaccacaccaagcGTCTCTCCGCGGAACTCGATCCCGCTTTTCCCTGCCAGCCCACTGGATCAAAAccctttctctcccccacccttgACGTTTGCAGGGTGGGCTGCTTCGACCCTGGACACGGCAGCGCTGAGGGAGTTTATTTCCTATGTACCCCAAACTCCCATCTTGTTTCCCTATACGATCAGGGAAAATATCACGTATGGTCTACCTGACTCGTCGCCTTTGCTTACGGACGGAAATAATATCGAGACTGCCGCGCGGGAGGCGGGGATTCACGATTTTATCATCTCTCTTCCCCTGGGGTATGATACcttggttggggagggtgggcaGACGGTGAGCGGGGGACAGGCGCAGAGGTTGTGTATTGCGAGGGCGctggcgaggaggccaaagctgttggtgttggatgagCCGACCAGTGCGCTTGATGCGGAGGGGGCgcaggggtga
- a CDS encoding hypothetical protein (CAZy:AA9; COG:G; EggNog:ENOG503P2NK), which yields MMVPVILAAFLAAALLPGPASAHGGLSNYTVGETWYRGYDPSTPPEEQLNKPWLTQRQWITIDPLFSPTSPFLACNDPGTPPPSSIPISAGEVITAVYYYWLHPVGPMTAWLTRCPDDNCNAVNLTEAKWFKIWEAGLLDGTLELGTWYQKSFQRWDGEPGLWPVRLPEGLGSGRYIIRHEILSLHVGFRPQFYPECAHLEVRGGKEGKGVEGEVPGGYLKVFPGAYDQDDESVFVDIYSEENVNTTTYVIPGGPIWEGLGLDSEV from the exons ATGATGGTACCGGTGATCTTGGCGGCATTCTTGGctgctgccctcctcccgggGCCGGCGTCTGCACACGGGGGACTGTCCAACTACACGGTTGGCGAGACTTGGTATCGAGG ATACGACCCCTCGACCCCACCAGAAGAACAGCTCAACAAACCCTGGCTCACCCAGCGCCAATGGATCACCATCGACCCCCTCTTCAgtcccacctcccccttcctagCATGCAACGACCCCGGCACGCCCCCCCCGTCCTCCATCCCGATCAGCGCGGGCGAGGTCATCACGGCGGTGTACTACTACTGGCTTCACCCCGTCGGCCCCATGACCGCCTGGCTCACCCGCTGCCCGGACGACAACTGCAACGCTGTCAACCTGACCGAAGCGAAATGGTTCAAGATATGGGAGGCAGGCTTATTGGATGGGACACTAGAGCTAGGAACGTGGTATCAGAAGAGTTTTCAgcgatgggatggggagcCGGGGTTGTGGCCGGTGAGACTGCCAGAGGGTTTGGGCAGTGGGAGGTATATCATTAGACATGAGATTCTCAGTTTGCATGTTGGGTTCAGGCCTCAGTTTTATCCCGAGTGTGCTCACttggaggtgaggggggggaaggaagggaagggggtggagggggaggtgccgGGCGGGTATCTGAAGGTTTTCCCTGGGGCGTATGATCAAGATG ACGAGAGTGTTTTTGTTGACATTTACTCCGAGGAGAATGTCAATACGACG ACATATGTTATCCCCGGAGGTCCGATCTGGGAGGGCCTTGGCTTGGACTCGGAGGTTTGA
- the GE2 gene encoding 4-O-methyl-glucuronoyl methylesterase (COG:O; EggNog:ENOG503NXFY; CAZy:CE15) — MVHLASALLVASAAFAVAAPANEIFERQTCSVQANYPTQNNSKLPDPFTSASGQKITTKADFECRQEEISKIMQQYEFGVYPPPPDSVTGTMSGNNIQVRVTVGSKSITFSAGIRKPSGSGPFPAIIGVGGASIPIPSNVATITFGNDAFGAQSGMGSRGRGQFYDLFGSSHSAGSLTAWAWGIDRLIDALEKTPAAGIDTTRLGVTGCSRNGKGAFVAGAFVKRIALTIPQESGAGGAACWRISDQQKSSGANIQTASQIIGEQPWFSKNFDAHVRSITNIPQDHHFLAAMIVPRGLAVFENNIDWLGPVSTTGCMRAGRQIYKAYGVPNNMGFSLIGGHNHCQFPSGQNSELNQYINYFLLKSGTAPGSVERSTSNANTDAWYPWAASAPTLS; from the coding sequence ATGGTCCATCTCGCTTCCGCCCTTCTCGTGGCCAGCGCGGCCTTTGCCGTTGCCGCTCCCGCCAACGAGATCTTTGAGCGTCAGACCTGCTCCGTCCAGGCCAACTACCCGACCCAGAACAATTCCAAGCTCCCCGATCCGttcaccagcgccagcgggcaaaagatcaccaccaaggccgaCTTTGAGTGCCGCCAGGAGGAGATCAGCAAGATCATGCAGCAGTATGAGTTCGGTGTctacccaccaccccccgacAGCGTCACCGGTACCATGAGCGGAAACAACATCCAGGTCCGCGTGACTGTCGGCAGCAAGAGCATCACCTTCAGCGCCGGCATCCGCAAGCCATCCGGCAGCGGTCCTTTCCCCGCCATCATCGGTGTCGGTGGcgcctccatccccatccccagcaacgttgccaccatcacctttgGCAACGACGCCTTCGGTGCCCAGTCCGGTATGGGTTCTCGCGGCCGCGGTCAGTTCTACGACCTCTTCGGCAGCAGCCACTCGGCTGGTTCCCTTAccgcttgggcttggggtaTTGACCGGTTGATCGATGCTCTGGAGAAGACCCCTGCTGCGGGTATCGACACCACACGTCTCGGCGTGACCGGCTGCTCCCGCAACGGCAAGGGTGCCTTTGTTGCCGGCGCCTTCGTCAAGCGCATcgccctcaccatcccccagGAGTccggtgccggtggtgcGGCCTGCTGGCGCATCTCTGACCAGCAAAAGTCGTCTGGCGCCAACATCCAGACTGCCAGTCAAATCATTGGCGAGCAGCCCTGGTTCTCCAAAAACTTTGACGCGCACGTCcgctccatcaccaacatcccgCAGGATCACCACTTCCTCGCGGCCATGATCGTGCCCCGTGGTCTCGCCGTGTTTGAGAACAACATCGACTGGCTCGGCcccgtctccaccaccggctgCATGCGTGCTGGTCGCCAAATCTACAAGGCTTACGGCGTGCCCAACAACATGGGCTTCTCGCTCATCGGTGGCCACAACCACTGCCAGTTCCCCAGCGGACAGAACTCGGAGCTCAACCAGTACATCAACTACTTCCTGCTCAAGAGCGGCACCGCCCCCGGCTCGGTGGAGCGCAGCACTTCCAACGCCAACACTGATGCTTGGTACCCATGGGCCGCCAGCGCTCCCACCCTTTCCTGA
- a CDS encoding hypothetical protein (COG:S; EggNog:ENOG503NTW3): MASPGPSTTTAVDRHAKELNITTLYLTFETALPSPLFNQNTHPATPTSRVPQPPDLTPYADPRTWAPHRKNVLLFLSCVATFLTAYTSGSYSPPAELIQASLSPVPSSVEPVLAGITTFCVGFGFAPMMLAPLSEMNGRYPVFVCAGIVYVVFQGVCGVVTSLAGMLVARFLVGVGASVFSTMVGGVIADMYANEERNTPMALFSGSVLAGTGLGPMVCAVMAERWGDVERYPNMWKWTWWHQVIMSGVLMVAFVVFFKESRGSVLLSRKAKALNRWYEELENEGYYGLCFEDEQGQEKASENMASSEDSTDDRYDEKRSFSPSASRHERGPSIKRVRWVVKEDEERASIGKMIAISSSRPFYLLFTEPVIFFFSAWVAFAWGVLYLTFGSIPYVFQHVYGWSLEQSGHAFTAIILGAVVGTTMSIYQQRLLSHPKWVDPREVLTSTSTTTSSLSDETPAPANGTDKIWSILRTYFPSSSPESRLYFSCLTSTLLPIGLYLFGFTAKPEIHWIFPAIGIFLCTMGILSIYLAVFNYFADVYHKYASSALAAQSLCRNLVGGAFPLVTRLMYRNLGEAKAGAVLGTIAVVLSVVPWVLVWKGEEIRGRSVFAFVA, from the coding sequence ATGGCAAGCCCCGGGCCGTCGACGACAACGGCTGTCGACAGACATGCCAAAGAACTCAATATTACCACTCTTTACTTGACCTTCGAGACAGCACTCCCCAGTCCTCTGTTCAACCAGAATACTCACCCTGCCACCCCAACAAGCAGGGTTCCACAACCACCCGACCTGACGCCCTATGCTGATCCTCGAACTTGGGCACCACATCGCAAGAATGTGCTCCTTTTCTTGTCATGCGTAGCAaccttcttgacagcctaCACCTCAGGCTCCTACTCTCCGCCCGCCGAACTCATACAAGCCTCTCTTTCGCCAGTCCCTTCGAGCGTTGAGCCTGTTCTggccggcatcaccaccttctgCGTCGGCTTTGGGTTTGCCCCGATGATGCTCGCCCCTCTTTCAGAGATGAATGGCCGATATCCCGTCTTTGTGTGTGCCGGCATCGTCTACGTCGTGTTCCAGGGTGTCTGCGGTGTGGTGACTTCGCTCGCAGGCATGCTGGTTGCCAGATTCTTGGTTGGAGTGGGGGCAAGCGTTTTCAGCACCATGGTTGGCGGCGTTATTGCTGATATGTACGCAAACGAGGAACGAAACACGCCGATGGCCTTGTTCAGTGGATCTGTCCTTGCCGGTACCGGACTCGGGCCCATGGTTTGTGCCGTCATGGCCGAGCGATggggagatgttgagagATATCCGAACATGTGGAAATGGACTTGGTGGCATCAGGTGATCATGTctggggtgttgatggtggcttTTGTGGTGTTCTTCAAGGAAAGCAGGGGAAGCGTGCTGCTGAGCCGGAAAGCCAAGGCGCTGAACAGGTGGTACGAAGAGCTGGAAAATGAAGGTTACTATGGGCTCTGCTTTGAGGACGAACAGGGACAGGAGAAGGCGAGCGAGAATATGGCGAGCTCAGAAGACAGCACAGACGACAGATATGACGAAAAGAGATCGTTCTCGCCCTCAGCCAGTAGACATGAAAGGGGCCCTTCCATTAAGCGCGTCAGATGGGTGGtcaaagaagacgaggagcgCGCCTCTATCGGCAAAATGATTGCCATATCATCCTCCCGCCCTTTCTACCTGCTCTTCACTGAGCCGGtcattttcttcttctccgcctggGTCGCCTTTGCGTGGGGAGTCCTCTATCTAACATTCGGCTCCATCCCTTATGTATTCCAGCATGTCTACGGCTGGTCTCTCGAGCAATCGGGGCACGCTTTCACAGCCATTATCCTAGGCGCCGTCGTCGGAACCACAATGAGCATCTACCAGCAGCGGCTGCTGTCTCATCCCAAATGGGTTGACCCTCGCGAAGTGCTGACCTCTACTTCCACGACTACATCTTCCCTGTCGGACGAAACACCAGCGCCAGCAAATGGAACAGACAAGATATGGTCCATCCTCCGAACCTactttccctcttcctctcccgaATCCCGCTTGTATTTTTCCTGTCTTACCTCTACACTCCTTCCTATCGGCCTCTACCTCTTTGGCTTCACCGCCAAGCCAGAAATTCACTGGATCTTCCCCGCAATAGGGATATTTCTCTGCACCATGGGCATTTTGAGCATCTACCTCGCAGTGTTCAACTACTTTGCCGACGTCTATCATAAATACGCCTCTTCTGCCCTCGCTGCGCAGTCCCTGTGTCGGAACTTGGTTGGTGGCGCCTTCCCTCTGGTGACGAGGCTGATGTACAGGAATCTGGGAGAGGCCAAAGCAGGGGCGGTCTTGGGGACTATTGCGGTTGTACTATCGGTTGTGCCTTGGGTGTTGgtttggaagggggaggagatcagggggaggagtgtttttgcttttgtcGCTTGA
- a CDS encoding hypothetical protein (EggNog:ENOG503NYT2; COG:S) — protein sequence MADKYVLRVTAGPSYDLSTHQLVNVNSPTPTTISSDLISASLNVRIQNYHRSVPPTAPRTSPYFEQEPHKSNNDQYSIAFKFKLHAPEKDESHRNEIGEAEDDEGEEIEEDDEIGVKGGDLQFGNDFDHPIRDRLPPGFGAAMRIVKWWVDPGLEGDPYADTPYLYGAGLSSFNAVHVGPGVEDDPKKGGIWVGEGGDEKWRIERGVPREGRGRMKWGLKGENLERWVWEYGREYAVDFYNPYIDFGEFALRLPGFGLGIMRYWDGQGLRYVLRNKKTKQVYLVVLFTLHLKGDVNEDGSLKPAAIEALKKRSGALEGEQGAPLADDVEIREDGEDSKNGKVNEDKMVEEARKKLEGAKVEADEDVD from the exons ATGGCAGACAAATACGTGCTCCGCGTCACAGCCGGGCCGTCCTACGACCTGTCGACCCACCAGCTCGTCAACGTCAActctcccaccccaaccaccatctcGTCCGATTTGATTTCTGCTAGCCTCAACGTCCGTATCCAAAACTACCACCGCTCTGTCCCCCCCACTGCTCCCAGAACCTCTCCTTATTTTGAACAGGAGCCGCACAAGTCCAATAATGACCAGTACTCGATCGCTTTCAAGTTTAAGCTTCACGCTCCGGAGAAGGACGAGTCGCACAGGAACGAGATCGGGGAagcggaggatgatgaaggggaggagattgaagaggatgatgaaatTGGTGTAAAAGGAGGGGACCTGCAGTTCGGGAATGACTTTGACCATCCTATCCGTGACAGACTCCCGCCTGGGTTCGGGGCCGCGATGAGGATTGTCAAGTGGTGGGTTGATCccgggttggagggggatcCGTACGCTGACACGCCGTATCTGTATGGAGCTGGGTTGAGTAGCTTTAACGCTGTGCATGTTGGgcctggggtggaggatgaccCAAAGAAGGGCGGgatttgggttggggaagggggggatgaaAAATGGAGAATTGAGAGGGGGGTTCCACGGGAgggcagggggaggatgaagtgggggttgaagggggagaatctggagaggtgggtttgggagtaTGGGAGGGAGTATGCGGTTGATTTTTATAACCCTTACATTGACTTTGGGGAGTTTGCGTTGAGGTTGcctgggtttgggttggggattaTGAGGTATTGGGATGGGCAGGGGTTGAG GTATGTCCTCCGCAACAAAAAGACGAAGCAGGTTTACCTGGTAGTGTTGTTTACACTGCACCTGAAGGGGGATGTCAATGAGGATGGGAGCTTGAAGCCGGCTGCGATTgaggcgttgaagaagaggtcgGGGGCTTTGGAGGGGGAACAGGGGGCGCCGTTGGcggatgatgttgagataagggaggacggggaggactCGAAGAATGGGAAAGTCAATGAGGAtaagatggtggaggaggcgaggaagaagttggAGGGGGCAAAGGTGGAGGCTGATGAAGATGTTGATTGA